A DNA window from Arachis hypogaea cultivar Tifrunner chromosome 18, arahy.Tifrunner.gnm2.J5K5, whole genome shotgun sequence contains the following coding sequences:
- the LOC112769394 gene encoding wax ester synthase/diacylglycerol acyltransferase 4-like encodes MLIHVIKILIEGKKGKKQWKPVEVNLKEHIKVPIFPRSNNPAKLYDDDFDEYLTKIAGQEFPQDKPLWEVHIIKYPTRNSKGVLVFKMHHALGDGYTLMASLLSCVQRADDPSIPITFPSSKKSAELDDDGNSNIKMKSMLKKLPQTIFSVIKGASDFGWSVLKGNLLVDHESPIKSGHEDVGSRPIAISTVCLSVDSIKEVKNKLKVSINDVLVGMIFLSIRLYMEAKNEESSKADATGLVLLNTRRIRAYKSVKEMLDTKTNSGASWGNQFQFMHLPIPKMSDHSNSLINPLEFVLSANKIINSLRNSLAIPLNGVLLGLVDKIKGPEVAAKYVHKTLANSSLSISHMVGPVEKVAIDNHPVKGFYFMTVGLRQSLTVTILSYMGYLRIGFGVEKDWIDVHHLISCFETAQEMILNAANKI; translated from the exons ATGTTAATACATGTTATTAAGATATTG ATCGAagggaagaaaggaaagaagcaaTGGAAGCCGGTTGAAGTGAATCTTAAAGAACACATCAAGGTTCCAATATTTCCAAGATCCAACAACCCAGCCAAACTAtatgatgatgattttgatgaataTCTAACAAAAATAGCTGGTCAAGAATTTCCACAAGATAAACCACTTTGGGAAGTACATATAATTAAGTATCCAACAAGAAATTCTAAGGGTGTTTTGGTTTTCAAGATGCACCATGCTCTTGGAGATGGATACACCCTAATGGCCTCGTTGCTCTCATGTGTACAAAGAGCAGATGACCCTTCAATTCCCATAACCTTTCCTTCAAGCAAAAAATCAGCGGAATTAGATGATGATGGCAATAGTAATATTAAGATGAAATCCATGCTTAAGAAATTACCTCAAACAATATTTTCGGTGATTAAAGGTGCATCTGACTTTGGGTGGAGTGTGTTGAAAGGTAATTTGCTTGTTGATCATGAATCACCAATTAAGTCAGGGCATGAAGATGTGGGGTCTAGACCTATTGCTATCTCAACTGTCTGTCTCTCTGTGGATAGCATCAAAGAAGTAAAAAATAAGCTCAAAGTG AGCATAAATGATGTCCTAGTGGGCATGATTTTCCTTAGCATTCGGTTATACATGGAAGCAAAGAATGAGGAATCAAGCAAAGCAGATGCAACAGGATTAGTGCTGCTTAATACAAGAAGAATTAGAGCTTACAAGTCAGTGAAGGAGATGCTTGATACTAAAACCAATTCAGGGGCTTCATGGGGAAATCAATTTCAATTCATGCACCTTCCTATTCCCAAAATGAGTGACCATTCCAATTCATTAATAAACCCTCTTGAATTTGTTTTGTCAGCCAACAAAATTATCAATAGCTTGAGAAATTCTCTGGCAATACCACTCAATGGTGTGCTTTTAGGCTTGGTTGATAAAATCAAAGGCCCAGAG GTTGCGGCAAAATATGTGCACAAAACATTGGCAAATTCAAGCCTTAGCATCTCACACATGGTTGGACCAGTTGAAAAAGTGGCTATTGATAATCATCCCGTCAAAGGTTTTTACTTTATGACTGTTGGTTTACGTCAG AGTCTCACGGTGACAATATTAAGTTACATGGGGTATTTACGCATTGGATTTGGAGTGGAAAAAGATTGGATAGATGTACACCATTTGATTTCGTGTTTCGAGACTGCCCAAGAAATGATTCTGAATgctgcaaataaaatataa